The genomic region AATCTATTTCACATTTAATGAAAATTTATGAAGCCCTAAAAAAATGATTCTCAAATTTTGGTGCACAGCGTTTTGCTCAAAAATTTGTACCATTTTCTAATTTTACACCATTCTTACTGCTCTTGAAAAATAGTGGAAAATGGTTGTGGATTTAGCAAAGGTGGCTTTTTCAGAAAGCCACAAAATATGGCAAAGTAATATCTCTAGATGAGAGTTATCATTAAAGATGTGCCAGCGTGCAAAGTTTAACCATTTGGCACAAATTATGGCAACGAAGACCaacttcatgtttttttttttttctctaatactGTACAAATCCAAATACAGAATTCTGATtacatctagagatgagcgaatttcatattttgaaatccgttcacgctttgtttggcggtaaaaaagcagaattgcgttatggattccgttaccacggaccataacgcaattctatgacggaatggctttagaggcattccgttattcattcagtcataatagaggtctatgggctgaaaaacggatccgtcccgtttccgttatgcattccctcATCGAATTactttatggtccgtggtaacggaatccataacgcaattctgcttttaccaccaaacgaagcttgagcgaatttcataacattaaaattcgctcatctctaattatatctTATTAGAGAGCAGCGCTCAGATGAAAACCACTTCATCAGAGCCAAGCTGTTAGTTCTATGTCCAGCAGTAGAGAGAAATCAGTGTCTGCTTCCACTGGTAATCTGTCGAGAAGTTGGCTACCAAAAATAGCAAATAAATATGTCCTAGATTTTTATGTAGATCCAAACTGTAAAACTTGAATGAATCTGAAAATTGTACCTTCAGTCTGGGGTTGGAAAAATCCATGGGTTATGGTCACGTAGAGACATGCGCCATATGAAGGGAGTTTTGTTAAAGCCACACTTTCCAATTCATTTCTAGTTGAAGAAGAAGCAAGTATATGTTGACAAAGTAGAAAAGATGCAACAGGCTTTGGCCCAgctccaggctgcctgtgagaAGCGTGAACAACTGGAACACAGACTACGCACCAGGCTGGAAAGAGAACTGGAATCCCTACGAATGCAGCAGGTACAaccaacagttttttttatcttatcgATTTTGTTATTTaatcatccccccaaaaaaataataatttagttTTCCACAATGGCAGCCAAGGCGAGAGTTCCTGCAATGCTATGCCTGTGCTGtggagtccttaaagggattctccaagaACAAAGAcaatgaaaatacataaatattactttattataaatatattctcaaatactttTTATTAGTTATGATgtattgttttgtctggggaataatcattaggagaaataacatTGGCcgttgtcctattagtacacacaaaacctgtcctaatcacacaggagcgAAAGAActgcctcattctcctctctgctctacttgtcagagattattatcctgaatacagtttaatacgatcttcagctgaatctctggggaatggagtttatgaggagacatgaagcacAGAGAGGAGATGGGGtgtgggtaatgagcagcagctcttgtgtgcagtctccattaccacagtctgtcctgtccattctttcggtacttcatgtctcctcatgaactcctttCCTATAAAGATTCAGcttaagatcttatcatctgtattcagaatcataatccctgacaaagcagagcagagaggaggatgaggcagctattTAGCTCAGCGTTGTGacgtaacttgtcctgctgttggatgaggacaggttttgtgtgtactaataggatggcggccattctatttctcctgatgattgctcccgaCCCAGGAATATCGAGGACTCCACAGCACATATGCGGTACCTCATGTTAAAATTAAAACTGAGCAATATGTAAAGAAATCTCCTCTGTGTCTCAAGAGATAAGCCATGTCTCCAGAGCTAAGCCATGTCTATGACTGGCTGTAAGCAGGAGCCAGCCTCCCCCTCTGATATCTGCAGTATGACACAGATTGAAAATATAAGAGATCAGCAGGAAATTGATCCCTGTGTTCTCTACTGAATTTCTTCAAGACTGTTTCAGCAACATGCAGAAAATCCTGTTGAATAAAAAAACCATATAACAACAAATTCTAACTCCACACAGTTTTTCTGCAACtgtgatgcaataaaaaaaattcatagaTGTTCTTATATTACCTGATGGTTATTTTGGGCAGACTAAAACAGCCCTGGTCTAGCAAATACCTGGATGTAATTGCAAAAAGCAAGCTTGGAGAAAATCTTTCTAATGTATGATACAAATAGAGCACAAGTATACGACATGCATGGAAACTGGGAAATGTGATGCTACTGTTCGTCTTGTAATTGTTTGCAGCTCTCCAGATTCTGAATATGCCCCTTTGTATTATGGTATTATCATAATGCACACACACATTAAATATACATTGGCCTTCTTATAGCAGACCAACAGACGCCCCAGAAATAGCCAGTATAAATTTAGTTCTTTCTTTGGCCCAAGCAAAGTGCTGTGTGTGCACATTACTTGGAGATTATTTGCACAGTCAGGTCATTGCAAACCCCCAGCCTTCCAagagtcctgcaaaaaaactagTAGAGGTGAACTGTGGTCAGCAGCTCCCGCAGAGAGCCAGCAAAATGATCATCTTGTTTGTGTGTTGTGTCCAGAATGAGATCCTGCTCCCCTCAAGCTGCTTCTTCGAGGACTGGAATTGTCAGCTGAGTCTACTGTATCTTTCATGCCTGTATGTAGAGAGTCTTTATATCAATGCTTCATTGTTCTGCTCTCATTTGCATTATACAAAGATCTCAACCGTCTAATTTTTTAATGTGTGTCTTAAAAATGATATTTCAAAGTCaaagagatttttatttttgtactggagATCAGACCACTGGTGCATGTAAACTCTGGTCATTACCTGCTTCTGCAGGTTTATGATACCTTGAGAACCATTGCCTCTTTTCTTACCATCCATTAAATTGTAACTGTAGAGAAACCCAATAAAGTAAATAGTGTCAATCAGTGTAGGTGTGTTTTAAAATGGAGCAGTCAAAATGTCATGGGTTCTATATACAGAATGGCCAAGTCTCTAAATATCATGGTTCAGATGCAGAACTAAAATGAACTGGGGTATCCCTCCACTGCTTCTGGCTTTGTCCTGGTTGCAGCTGATAGGAGGGGCGCCGGTTTCCAGACccccacaatctgatattgatcctAAGCAAAATATGCTATGAATTGGCAGTTCTTAGGGTGTTCAATGTACTTTTGACCTTTCAATTCATATAAATTTTTTAGCCACAGTTAAAGGCTGCAGCAGATTTATACTTGCACATATGGCTCACGATGCCACACAAGTACTGAAGCTTACTGCAGATGCCTTTGCTATTTAGTGGAGCTTACTCAAGTTTATATCCTGTGTTACAGCGCCAGGGGAACTCTCAATCCGCCAGTGTTTCTGAGTATAATGCTGTCGCCCTAATGGAGCTACTCcgggagaaggaggagagagTGCTAGCTCTTGAAGCAGACATGACCAAGTGGGAGCAGAAGTACTTGGAGGAAAGTGTTATGAGACAGTTTGCACTAGATGCCGCTGCTACTGTGGCTGCTCAGAGGTGagtataaattatattttgtgggCTATATCTGCACCATAAGATAGCTTCCTGACCCATGCATGTCCCCCCAACACCGGTTTCTTGTGCTGTATAACTTCATTTAATGAAGAATTCAATGTAGACGCTGGACCCTTTTTTTCCATCTCTACCTTTTCAAGTGTTCACGCCACATGTTGGGTTGGCAGATTGACAACAGCTCCTAACCGAGAATGGTGGACCATACTTCTGACCTTCCCCTTGTCACTGCCTGGCTATCAAATGCTAACTTATGTAGTGTGGTCCACCAGTATCTTGGTGGATTGTCTGGTTATATGATCGTTATTTAGTGGCTATTAACTAGAAGAAAGCTGAGGCCTGGTGAAAGGGCCAGAAAGGAAAAGAGAAATTGAGGTATCTGGCTAGGGGCTAGTTAAGATTAAGCCGAATATATCACTGGAAAATTGAATCAAAGCTGCATTTTCCTGCCTTGTGCAAAATGTTCTTTTTTCACGCTTTACGTTTTCACTATCAGGCAGGGTTTTCTTCTCATAGGTTATTCACTTGGCAGTCTTCAAATCCTAGTCAGTGCTGATGTAGTAAAAACGTGGCCAAGACCCTATAGATGGCTCTTTGGTATACTCTGCATTCTCCCCTTATCTTATCTCCTGGTGTGCTCTTCTCAGGACTCTGTGTTGGAATTTACTAGTTATTTCAGGGACATGGCTGTTTGAAGAGCTGAAAGTTGTAAAACGGCATATCTGGGTTCTGAGCCAGCTGGCGTAAGCAAATTATTTAACTGTGTATGCTCTGGGTACGTGCACTCTGTCTTTTCTGCAAGAGACCAATGCATACTTTTTAGAAATTCTAGTCAATTCCATATAATTGTTGCCCTGATCGGCTACTTCTAACATGTTTACGAAGGAGGAGCACTGTAAAATTGTTATCATATCTTACTGAATGGAGTTTAGTGGCACCCTTAAGAATCCATTGTCCTTAAACATTATCTAAGGTGTGTGTGTGGCACTAGAATCTTAATTTTCACTGCAATGGCTGTAGCTGTATGCAGATAGTGTTTGATAATGCTGATCACTCAAAATAATGTGTAGCTACTTGGGTGCATGATAGGCATTCCTTATTTTTTAGGCAGCCTTTTTTTTCTAGCCTCCATGTTGTAAAATGACAACTACACCGCCAGTGAGCTTCGATGAAGCACTATTGTTGTCCTGAAAACTGATTGAGTGGCATAAGTGATAAATAGTGTACTGGTGGTCAGGATAATAAATCTGGTAAACCTAGCAATAATACCACAATTACCAGTTAAAATTTTCCACCAAATTAGAAGTGAATGTCAAAATGTACTGCTGTATTTTGGCATGCCAGATAGAAATTCTACTAACGTCCACCTTGCTACAGTTCCTTTTTGCAGTGGTGTCCATCATTtcaccctccattcattctccAACTTTTTTTGCTTATCCAGCAACATTGAAATATTTCTTTTGGTTCCTTTCATCCCATTACTCCATAACCTGACTTGATTATTCTGCCTACGTACTGTGTAGTGTCAGGTGTGGTTTCGCTTACTCAGAAACATACCTGACATAGGAGCTAAAAAGTAACACAAGCTGCAAATGCATTTGTGAAATACAGGAGGGCATCCTCCGCATCTAGAGACTATGGAGCTCCGTGCCAGTGGAAGTTGTGCTGGCTGATTCCCTGAACAAGTCCAAGCAGGGTCTGGATGCCTTTCTTGAATTTAGAAATATTGCAGGACCAGGTAATGGGTACTAGATTTTTAGAGATGGGGCATTGTTCCAGGGATTTGTTCTGATAGCCAGATTTGGAGTCGGGAATTAATTTTCTCCCTTACTTTAGGGCAATTAGCAGCTAcctattgaggtttttttttttttttttcctttctctggaTTGACACGGTACGATTGCAGTTTGGACTTTATTGACCTGTGTCTTTTTCAAATTTTACCAACTATCGTATGtactttttgcagtgcagatgagAATGGAGACTGCCGTTATACCCAGCTTAGCTTTTATATTTTCAGTTACTTATTCTTGACGTTTTCCAGTGTCTTGTGTCATGAATGAAATATGTGCGGTTTTGTTAATCTGTTTTATTTACATGTCTTATTTCAGGGACACCGGCTCAATAAGCCATTCTCCTAGTTCAAGTTTTGATACTAGTGTGGAGGCCCGTATCCAGAAGGAAGAAGAAGAGATACTTTTGGCCAATAGAAGATGTGTAGACATGGAAGGAAGGTGAGATCCAGAGGGCACAGTTATGTGGTAACAATCTAGAATAGACATTGAGTATGTTTGGATTTATAGTCCTCATGAAGCAATGGACTTTTATAGACCAGTGGCTGATGCACTCTTCTTAACATGCCTGATTATATCAATTGTAAATGTGACTATTGCAAAGCATTGAGTCATGTATTGTAAATGTTAAAACATGAAATGATGGCATAAAACCCCTTTCCTAGTGGGTCTGTCACGAAAAGTTTCTAGAATAAGATTGTCATGGGACCTACGGTAGTAACAGACAGATATAAGCTAGTACACAACATTTAtggtaaatataattttctgtgtttccAAAATCACAATTTGGTGTAAGAGCACTGGAAGTCATGATGATGTGCCGATTCCATCGCATGACAGATCCAAATGGTGGCTGATAGACCCCATCCAAAATGCTGTTTTTTGGGTTTCTATTGAGGTTTATGTAGTTTTCACAGCTGGAATTGGCCTTGCATTATGCACTATTCATGCTGTCATAAGTGACCAAAGACCAGTGGCAAAATGATCAAAGCATAAGCATGTAAAATATTAACTTTAGAAAATGTAATTTAGAAAAACTTCCTCTATGTCAGGATAAAGACTCTTCATGCTCAGATAATTGAGAAGGATGCCATGATTAAGGTGCTTCAACAACGTTCTCGTAAAGACACCAGCAAAACGGATCAACCATCTTCCATGCGTCCATCAAAGTCCCTTATGTCTATCTCAAATGCCAGCTCTGGGCTACTCTCTCATTCTTCTACACTCAGCAGTACTCCTATCTTGGAGGAAAAGAGAGAGGACAAGAGCTGGAAAGGCAGCTTGGGTAAGATACATCACTGTATGGGATAATAATTGTATTGGCTGCATCATTTATCTACAGCCTCTTTAGTTATTTAGTTTAAATGAAAAAAAGCTAAGGGAAGCTGGACAAGATAGGATTGTAtgttgttttttaatgttttattagtGTCTTATGTATTTCTATATGTTTTGTGCAGGAGTTCTCTTAGGAACAGAATATCGCTCAGAGTCCATCTCATCCACTCCGTCTCCTGTACTTCCATCCACACCCCAACTTTCTGGACATTCAAAGTCTGGTAGCAAAGACTGCTGCACACAGACAGATAAAAATAATGAGCAAAGCAAAGCCCCTTCAGTGGCTGCATCTCCAGGCCCGGGGAGGCTGGCCACTCCGAGCCCCATGTATAGCTCTGAGAAAACAGGTAAATGTGAATCGCATAATGACTGATGTCTTTTGAAATAGCAGTGTAGTAATCCTTTATTTGAAATGTCTGTGTACTGATCATTCTGATTATTTGGCACTTATAATgtataagggtacattcacacagttAGGttacctgatgcagttttggaagccaaaatcaggtggaTTATAAAAGGAGAGAAGGACATATGAAGGAcaaatatgactttttaaaaaaaaaatattcactcctagttttggcttccaaaactgcacgcAGAAACCTGACCAAGTGGTCGTACCCTACCTTTGTTACTTTGATATTAAAATGAATGTTGCTCCTTTCCTCCACAGATGCAGTTTTCCAGTCCAGCACTTTGGATAGAAAAAATCCCATCCCGTCCCTGGACCAAGATCTTACAGATGGGGAATTGGTGGAATATCTTATATAAACAAGAtatttcaaattttattttttattatttttattttaactattATGGTATTTATAGGAAGATCTACCCCAaacatatttatacatatttgAAGATTTGTTTTTCAGTCACGCagactttttatatttgtaaattaCATAAATGCCTTTTGTACAGACCTGAAGGGACTTTAGTGCTGAAAGTAATCTATAATTGTTGGCGGAAAGACTATGAATGATTTCTCTTTGTCGCTTAAAGCACATGGGCCATCTGCTGGCAGAGGACTTGGCACCCAGTCTTGTTGGTTAACATTTTTGGATACATAGGTGAACCTTTGTCTTCTGAATGTAGAAGGAATGAAATAAACTCCATTCTCCTGGGCAGCAGCATACTTTCATGTCGTCTCCCTACTTTTTAAGAGAATGGAAACATGTACCAGCTTTTATGTAGTAGATGGTAAAACTTAAAGATAACGTATGATATATGGCCTTTTCCGCGGAGGTCCTGTTTGCGAAACAATAAAAATTATGCTAGAGAGCATGATGGTAACCAATCTATGTGAGCATGATAGTGACCACTCCAGGTGAGCATGACGGATCCCCCTCCTGCATTGTGTGCTGCCTCTAACATtccaatgttctaattacaacGTGCCGAGCTCTTATT from Bufo gargarizans isolate SCDJY-AF-19 chromosome 9, ASM1485885v1, whole genome shotgun sequence harbors:
- the AMOT gene encoding angiomotin isoform X2, producing MGFLEDEEGREHQITWRKLNNLQNHDVQQHFQQRSPHYHSPTSSLTSLGSMSLIQSPPPSGMSPSQQQLPSPSHGEFFSGTPRPHQMSSQFHHGDFYRMSQTYLGHQQQPPQMDHARPPSLPSPYSQMQGDPFAIVSRAQQMVAVLSEENRSLRQELEGCYDKVARFQKMEMEIQRVSEAYENLVKSSSKRETLEKAMRTKLEGEIRRIHDFNRDLRERMETANKQLAAKEIEGSEDNRKTISQLLAQNKDLQREKEKLEMESSSLRSMNEDQRRHIEIRDQALNNAQAKVVKLEEELKKKQVYVDKVEKMQQALAQLQAACEKREQLEHRLRTRLERELESLRMQQRQGNSQSASVSEYNAVALMELLREKEERVLALEADMTKWEQKYLEESVMRQFALDAAATVAAQRDTGSISHSPSSSFDTSVEARIQKEEEEILLANRRCVDMEGRIKTLHAQIIEKDAMIKVLQQRSRKDTSKTDQPSSMRPSKSLMSISNASSGLLSHSSTLSSTPILEEKREDKSWKGSLGVLLGTEYRSESISSTPSPVLPSTPQLSGHSKSGSKDCCTQTDKNNEQSKAPSVAASPGPGRLATPSPMYSSEKTDAVFQSSTLDRKNPIPSLDQDLTDGELVEYLI
- the AMOT gene encoding angiomotin isoform X3 gives rise to the protein MQNHDVQQHFQQRSPHYHSPTSSLTSLGSMSLIQSPPPSGMSPSQQQLPSPSHGEFFSGTPRPHQMSSQFHHGDFYRMSQTYLGHQQQPPQMDHARPPSLPSPYSQMQGDPFAIVSRAQQMVAVLSEENRSLRQELEGCYDKVARFQKMEMEIQRVSEAYENLVKSSSKRETLEKAMRTKLEGEIRRIHDFNRDLRERMETANKQLAAKEIEGSEDNRKTISQLLAQNKDLQREKEKLEMESSSLRSMNEDQRRHIEIRDQALNNAQAKVVKLEEELKKKQVYVDKVEKMQQALAQLQAACEKREQLEHRLRTRLERELESLRMQQRQGNSQSASVSEYNAVALMELLREKEERVLALEADMTKWEQKYLEESVMRQFALDAAATVAAQRDTGSISHSPSSSFDTSVEARIQKEEEEILLANRRCVDMEGRIKTLHAQIIEKDAMIKVLQQRSRKDTSKTDQPSSMRPSKSLMSISNASSGLLSHSSTLSSTPILEEKREDKSWKGSLGVLLGTEYRSESISSTPSPVLPSTPQLSGHSKSGSKDCCTQTDKNNEQSKAPSVAASPGPGRLATPSPMYSSEKTDAVFQSSTLDRKNPIPSLDQDLTDGELVEYLI